The following are encoded together in the Erwinia sp. E602 genome:
- a CDS encoding DUF1028 domain-containing protein codes for MTFSVAARCPDSGQLGIAISSSSIAVGARCPWLLAGVGAVSSQNITLPVLGQRVLGHLEDGLAPEQALRKALAEDAFSQYRQVTVIDIAGRTAHFSGDRTLGTFSVAEGQDCIAGGNMLASPAVTAAMTTAFTEVKGAFTTRLIAALRAGLTAGGEAGPVHSAAVNVVDNYAWPVVDLRVDWCDTDPVAALEALWQAYEPQMAAYITRALDPRRAPGYGVPGSE; via the coding sequence ATGACTTTTTCCGTTGCGGCCCGCTGCCCGGACAGCGGGCAGCTGGGCATTGCCATCAGTTCATCCAGCATCGCCGTGGGTGCCCGCTGCCCGTGGCTGCTGGCGGGGGTGGGCGCGGTATCCAGCCAGAATATCACCCTGCCGGTGCTCGGCCAGAGGGTGCTGGGCCACCTGGAAGACGGCCTGGCACCGGAGCAGGCGCTGCGCAAGGCGCTGGCAGAAGATGCGTTCAGCCAGTACCGCCAGGTGACGGTGATTGACATTGCCGGGCGAACGGCCCATTTCAGCGGCGATCGCACGCTCGGCACCTTCAGCGTGGCCGAGGGTCAGGACTGTATTGCGGGCGGAAATATGCTGGCCAGCCCGGCAGTAACCGCGGCAATGACCACGGCGTTCACTGAGGTCAAAGGAGCGTTTACCACGCGGCTGATTGCCGCCCTGCGTGCCGGGTTGACTGCCGGTGGCGAGGCCGGGCCGGTACATTCAGCCGCAGTCAACGTGGTGGATAACTACGCCTGGCCGGTGGTCGATCTGCGGGTGGACTGGTGCGACACCGATCCGGTGGCCGCACTGGAGGCGCTTTGGCAGGCTTATGAACCGCAAATGGCGGCCTATATCACCCGCGCGCTGGATCCGCGCCGGGCACCGGGTTACGGCGTTCCGGGCAGTGAGTAA
- a CDS encoding FtsK/SpoIIIE domain-containing protein, whose translation MNSTSGSVALRAELAKTRQSIDALEGKIRQQVGYLQSAVPLLAPALEQQFAAEEARVRALYDQIPLPLCAPWGSEFWDLFKADNDPTPLEYYLYGQVAVRKPDGKHAFRVIYQPLLRAEGAVILLTDNNSLERSRAVQRDIVLRTAALLPGSSTFTLFDPKGLGATFPFEASLPRTRKAGNTLGETLTTITQDIQRINQRVVGGAGRFLDLPKESRSGESFEIVAVVDFPSAYEREPRALELLTRIGVSGPRAGRHLVLEYNTSSPLPRDFDMKAFENAVVIDCREESGLLIPEFASHQQIEKLLDQAGASNRQQSSNSFNALASADEMMTASSAERIETPVGERLNILFGKHHASGEVAHGVIAGQVGSGKSHLLHVIISGLTSRYSPDELKLYLLDAKHGVEFKLYNQLPHAEVVSLRTRPAIARKILADFHAEMKRRYELFKDENVNNLAAYRSKTGKVLPRMLMIIDEYQLVFEGDPQAGMDELGPILRMGRAAGTHLLLCAQRFDVEGMRSSNFNEIHLRASLSLAQDYIQTISAFGAEGKRLIRDLAASGELVINAQSGRDGDNHRGAVARLARRDDYQGADETQPTLEAVIDSIVAHAGPQASRPIMLDGTMASTLADNAFVMKHQSAPPSIDELQRIAATPLRDGGFEERMWTPSGRPIGLWLGRNFDVRSHALCTLRRGRGQNLLMVGARTELRAAMLANMIIGLPATVNPQEIDLTVIDALDPYLPGGGIVRTAAEYLQGLGANVTIADADGAEAALTGFADAAHTRQGLLVVCEPDRINALVDGYDPYGAPESGLWATWRDLVRRGSDRSRHVIVSAESVPALQSFMNPSRDGRDFIHRVVQQLSADDSMTLFASLAATQIEEMTEHPLAAMYVDLVKGERARNLFSSYAFDHDIGREQTRELLQQMLDKSFAGVPVVAE comes from the coding sequence ATGAACTCAACATCCGGCTCCGTGGCGCTGCGCGCGGAACTTGCTAAAACTCGCCAGTCAATTGATGCACTGGAAGGGAAAATCCGTCAACAGGTGGGCTATCTGCAGAGCGCGGTTCCACTGCTGGCGCCTGCGCTGGAACAGCAATTCGCCGCCGAAGAGGCGCGGGTCAGAGCGCTTTATGACCAGATCCCGCTGCCGCTGTGCGCGCCATGGGGAAGCGAATTCTGGGACCTGTTTAAGGCGGATAACGATCCGACGCCGCTGGAGTATTACCTCTACGGGCAGGTGGCAGTCCGCAAGCCTGACGGTAAACACGCCTTCCGGGTGATTTACCAGCCGCTGCTGCGGGCGGAAGGCGCGGTGATCCTGCTGACCGACAACAACAGCCTTGAGCGTTCGCGCGCGGTGCAGCGTGATATCGTACTGCGCACCGCCGCGCTGCTGCCAGGCAGCTCGACCTTTACCCTGTTTGACCCGAAAGGGCTCGGTGCCACCTTCCCGTTTGAGGCCAGCCTGCCGCGCACGCGCAAGGCCGGTAACACCCTCGGCGAGACGCTGACCACCATCACCCAGGATATCCAGCGCATTAACCAGCGGGTGGTTGGCGGTGCAGGCCGTTTCCTTGACCTGCCAAAAGAGAGCCGCTCCGGTGAATCCTTTGAGATCGTCGCGGTGGTCGACTTCCCGTCGGCCTACGAGCGTGAGCCGCGCGCGCTGGAACTGCTGACCCGTATCGGCGTCTCCGGACCCCGCGCCGGCCGTCATCTGGTGCTGGAGTACAACACTTCCTCGCCGCTGCCGCGTGATTTCGATATGAAAGCGTTTGAGAATGCGGTGGTGATTGACTGTCGTGAAGAGAGCGGGCTGCTGATCCCGGAATTCGCCAGCCACCAGCAGATTGAGAAGTTGCTCGACCAGGCCGGCGCCAGCAACCGCCAGCAGAGCAGTAACAGTTTTAACGCGCTGGCCAGTGCAGACGAGATGATGACGGCCAGCTCGGCCGAACGTATTGAAACGCCGGTCGGCGAGCGGCTGAATATTCTGTTTGGTAAGCATCACGCATCCGGTGAAGTGGCGCACGGCGTGATCGCCGGCCAGGTCGGCTCCGGTAAATCGCATCTGCTGCACGTGATTATCTCCGGCCTGACCAGCCGTTACTCGCCGGATGAGCTGAAGCTCTACCTGCTGGACGCCAAGCACGGCGTGGAGTTTAAACTCTACAACCAACTGCCGCACGCGGAAGTGGTGTCGCTACGCACCCGTCCGGCGATCGCGCGCAAAATCCTCGCCGACTTCCACGCCGAGATGAAGCGCCGCTATGAGCTGTTCAAGGATGAGAACGTCAACAACCTCGCCGCGTACCGCAGCAAAACCGGCAAGGTGCTGCCGCGTATGCTGATGATTATCGACGAATATCAGCTGGTGTTTGAGGGCGACCCGCAGGCGGGCATGGACGAACTTGGCCCGATCCTGCGCATGGGGCGCGCGGCGGGTACCCACCTGCTGCTCTGCGCCCAGCGCTTTGACGTGGAGGGGATGCGCAGCAGTAACTTTAACGAAATCCACCTGCGCGCCTCGCTGTCGCTGGCACAGGACTATATTCAGACCATCTCCGCCTTTGGCGCCGAGGGTAAACGCCTGATCCGCGACCTGGCCGCCTCCGGTGAGCTGGTCATTAACGCCCAGTCCGGTCGCGATGGCGATAACCACCGTGGTGCGGTCGCTCGCCTGGCACGTCGTGATGACTATCAGGGTGCAGATGAGACCCAGCCGACGCTGGAAGCGGTGATCGATAGCATTGTTGCCCACGCCGGCCCGCAGGCGTCACGGCCAATTATGCTGGATGGCACCATGGCCAGCACGCTGGCCGATAACGCCTTTGTGATGAAGCATCAGAGCGCGCCGCCGTCCATCGACGAGTTGCAGCGTATTGCCGCCACGCCGCTGCGCGACGGCGGTTTTGAGGAGCGGATGTGGACGCCTTCCGGCAGGCCGATCGGCCTGTGGCTGGGGCGCAACTTCGACGTGCGTTCCCACGCGCTCTGCACTCTGCGCCGCGGCCGCGGCCAGAACCTGCTGATGGTCGGTGCGCGCACCGAGCTGCGTGCGGCGATGCTGGCCAATATGATTATCGGCCTGCCTGCCACCGTAAACCCGCAGGAGATTGACCTGACGGTGATTGACGCGCTGGATCCGTATCTGCCGGGCGGCGGCATCGTGCGCACGGCTGCTGAGTATCTGCAGGGGCTGGGTGCAAACGTCACTATCGCCGATGCCGACGGTGCCGAAGCGGCATTGACCGGTTTTGCCGACGCCGCGCACACCCGCCAGGGGCTGCTGGTGGTCTGCGAGCCGGACCGCATCAACGCGCTGGTTGACGGTTACGACCCGTATGGTGCACCGGAAAGCGGCCTGTGGGCCACCTGGCGCGACCTGGTCCGCCGTGGCAGCGACCGCTCACGCCACGTGATCGTCTCCGCTGAGTCGGTACCGGCGCTGCAGAGCTTTATGAATCCGTCCCGCGACGGCCGCGACTTTATCCATCGCGTGGTGCAGCAGCTCAGCGCCGACGACTCAATGACGCTGTTCGCCTCGCTGGCGGCCACGCAGATCGAAGAGATGACCGAGCATCCGCTGGCGGCGATGTACGTTGACCTGGTCAAGGGCGAGCGCGCCCGTAACCTGTTCAGCAGCTACGCCTTCGACCACGATATCGGTCGCGAGCAGACCCGCGAGCTGCTGCAGCAGATGCTGGACAAATCCTTTGCCGGGGTGCCCGTTGTTGCTGAATGA
- a CDS encoding putative quinol monooxygenase: protein MLKVIAEDFISTRHIAAVMPLYRELVEKTRQEPGCISYELFTDHRDPGHFIFIESWPDRAALDAHCQSEHFTRLVPLIDSYQRKAGVFTFMQEFDGESEKAAAAGV, encoded by the coding sequence ATGCTGAAAGTGATTGCCGAAGATTTTATCAGCACCCGGCATATTGCAGCGGTAATGCCGCTCTACCGCGAGCTGGTGGAGAAAACCCGTCAGGAGCCAGGCTGTATCAGCTACGAGCTGTTTACGGACCACCGCGATCCGGGGCATTTTATCTTTATTGAGAGCTGGCCGGACAGGGCCGCGCTGGATGCACACTGTCAGAGTGAGCACTTTACCCGGCTGGTGCCGCTGATCGACAGCTACCAGCGCAAGGCCGGGGTATTTACCTTTATGCAGGAGTTTGACGGGGAGAGTGAAAAAGCGGCTGCGGCCGGAGTGTAA